A segment of the Aythya fuligula isolate bAytFul2 chromosome 10, bAytFul2.pri, whole genome shotgun sequence genome:
TGTATAGAACAATGGTGAAACATTTCTTGACGACTCAAAGGACAGACATACTGCAAAAGTCCACGcctctgaaaatgagaaatggagACAACAGCCTCCTTGCATCTTCATTAGCTAgatcctttctcttctttggcAACAGAAGCCTCCACAGGAGTATCTTCCAAATCTTTGcttgacttctctttctcatcattttcatcttcttgaGGGTAAAGATCTGGGTATTTCTGCATGCATTCCTGCATGGCACGGAATTGGTCCACACAGTCTGAtccctttatttcttctgtgctaTAGTGGAAACAAGAAAAGGCTGACTTGAACTGCTCCCCACAAGGACCACTAGCCATTCCACCCAGACACGGGCAGTTCCAATTGATATCTCCATTGGGCAATATCAAGCctgaacaaacaaaagagagaagaaaagttaAACGCtcctttcaaaaattaatttcattcaaTGAAAGCTGCTAAGCTGCAGGTGTAAGTGGAAGTATCAGGAATACTATACTACTTCTGTAGCTTCAAG
Coding sequences within it:
- the CHCHD4 gene encoding mitochondrial intermembrane space import and assembly protein 40; the encoded protein is MSYCRQEGKDKIIFVTKEDHETPSSAELVADDPDDPYEEQGLILPNGDINWNCPCLGGMASGPCGEQFKSAFSCFHYSTEEIKGSDCVDQFRAMQECMQKYPDLYPQEDENDEKEKSSKDLEDTPVEASVAKEEKGSS